Proteins encoded by one window of Melanotaenia boesemani isolate fMelBoe1 chromosome 10, fMelBoe1.pri, whole genome shotgun sequence:
- the nuak1b gene encoding NUAK family SNF1-like kinase 1 isoform X2: MVHIRREIEIMSSLRHPHIISIYEVFENKDKIVIVMEYASKGELYDYISERRRLSERETRHFFRQIVSAVHHCHKNGVVHRDLKLENVLLDENCNIKIADFGLSNLYHKDKLLQTFCGSPLYASPEIVNGRPYRGPEVDSWALGVLLYTLVYGTMPFDGGDHKNLIRQISNGEYKEPTQSSDARGLIRWMLMVNPERRATVEDIANHWWVNWGWKNSVCDCETQRDHGGSPMLARFIDWQNRTEPRGTGAKAAAQPQMLRQRPKKSKKENVEAGQPHSGVEDKPGLKRPKGILKTRVTEEQQSVGLEEVELGQAVLPQQAEDGEEASSPDREEEEPTLGGGSPAKMVPSLPKKGILKNNQQRESGYYSSPERSESSELLGGASMSLLATSPPKRLMGRKGILKRNGKYSTYSGPPSSVAVAGVLGEPPPPTDAGLSRSQSRPSSIVGEDSCVLSLSPSSLSGAEWHPSTTHLRPNIRACVSAENLLQLANFKGFQAAPPLQGPKFSLGPKTKGSPGDNGSFSLLGDLEDMTQVYQQALDISSNLS, from the exons TGTTTGAAAACAAGGACAAGATTGTGATTGTGATGGAGTACGCCAGCAAAGGCGAGCTGTATGACTACATCAGCGAACGTCGGCGCCTGAGTGAACGAGAGACGCGACACTTCTTCAGACAGATAGTCTCTGCTGTGCACCACTGCCACAAG AATGGAGTGGTGCACAGAGATTTGAAACTGGAAAATGTGCTACTGGATGAAAACTGTAATATTAAG ATTGCTGACTTTGGGCTGTCCAACCTCTACCATAAAGACAAGCTGCTGCAAACCTTCTGTGGTAGCCCGCTCTATGCTTCACCAGAGATTGTCAATGGAAGACCGTACCGTGGCCCAGAG GTTGACAGCTGGGCTCTTGGGGTGCTGCTGTATACCCTGGTCTATGGAACTATGCCATTTGATGGGGGAGACCACAAGAACCTTATTCGCCAGATTAGCAATGGCGAGTACAAAGAACCCACTCAGTCCTCAG aTGCCCGTGGACTGATCCGCTGGATGCTAATGGTGAACCCTGAGCGCCGAGCCACAGTGGAGGACATAGCCAATCACTGGTGGGTAAACTGGGGCTGGAAGAACAGTGTGTGCGACTGCGAGACTCAGCGTGACCATGGAGGCTCCCCCATGCTGGCCCGTTTCATCGACTGGCAGAACCGCACTGAGCCACGTGGTACTGGAGCCAAAGCTGCAGCCCAGCCCCAGATGCTGCGCCAAAGACCCAAAAAGTCCAAGAAGGAAAATGTCGAGGCGGGACAGCCCCACAGTGGAGTAGAGGACAAACCAGGTCTAAAGAGGCCCAAGGGCATCCTGAAGACCAGGGTTACTGAGGAGCAGCAGTCTGTTGGTCTTGAAGAAGTGGAGCTAGGTCAAGCAGTGCTGCCTCAACAAGCAGAAGATGGAGAGGAAGCCTCAAGCCCAGATCGAGAGGAAGAGGAGCCAACTCTGGGAGGTGGCTCTCCAGCCAAGATGGTGCCCTCTCTACCTAAGAAAGGCATCTTGAAGAACAACCAACAGCGGGAATCAGGGTACTACTCTTCCCCAGAGCGTAGTGAGTCCTCCGAGCTTCTAGGGGGTGCTAGTATGTCTCTGCTAGCCACATCCCCACCCAAAAGGCTGATGGGGAGAAAGGGCATCTTGAAGCGAAATGGCAAATACTCCACCTACAGTGGGCCACCCTCATCAGTTGCAGTGGCGGGAGTCCTCGGTGAGCCTCCTCCCCCTACTGATGCCGGTCTGTCCCGCAGTCAGAGTCGGCCCTCCAGTATAGTTGGGGAGGACAGCTGCGTACTATCCCTGTCGCCTAGCTCCCTCAGTGGGGCTGAGTGGCACCCCTCTACCACGCACCTTCGCCCAAACATCAGGGCTTGTGTCTCGGCTGAAAACCTGCTGCAGCTTGCCAACTTCAAGGGCTTTCAGGCAGCCCCACCTCTCCAGGGACCCAAGTTCAGCCTCGGCCCGAAAACAAAGGGTTCCCCAGGGGATAATGGCAGCTTCTCCTTGCTGGGGGATCTGGAGGACATGACTCAGGTGTACCAGCAAGCCCTGGACATCAGCAGCAACCTCAGCTAA